AGTTGATAAAGGACTAGAAGAATTGGAAGATGGAGTTCAAGTTATGAAACCTATTCCTGGGTTGGATGATCTTTTGAGCCGAGCAAACGAAAGACATATTTTTGGAACAAAAATGCGTTCTGTTATTAAAAAAGCATCTCAAACAGGAATTGCAAAAGTTGTAGATCAACAATTTGAAGTTGCAGATAAAATTATTGCAGCTGGACTTGTTCCAATTATTGAACCAGAAGTAGATATTCACAATGTTGATAAAGCAGAATGTGAAACTATTTTGAAAAATGAAATTAAAAAACATCTTGATAAATTGCCTGAAACTTCAAATGTTATGTTAAAAGTTACACTTCCAACAGTTGAAAACTTTTATGAAGATTTGACAAAACATCCAAGAGTTGTAAGAGTTGTCGCATTATCAGGAGGTTACCCAAGAAAAGAAGCAAACGAAATTCTTGCTAAAAATAAAGGAGTTATCGCAAGTTTCTCAAGAGCATTAACTGAAGGATTGTCAGCACAACAAAGTGATGATGAATTTAACAAAGATTTGGCTGAAGCTATTAAAGAAATTTATGAAGCTTCTGTAAAATAATTCTGCATAAAATCAAATGCTGGAAATGTGATAAATAACTATCATTTTGCAAAGGATTAAAAATTATCAAAAAAAAACTAGCTCGTTTTAAAATAATGAGCCAGTTTTTTTAGTTGAAAGATAAAAATTGATACACAAGAATAATTCAATATTTCATTTAACATTATTTAGCAAGGAAAAAATTTTTTATTAATTTTTTTATATTTTAATCAAAATTTCCCTCATTTTTCCAAATTCACTCCAATTTTTTTCATTCACAAATTTCTTCCAACTCTCAAAATCATTTTTTCTCATATATTCTCTCAAAGTGGAAGCATTTATTTTTATGTCATCTCTAGAAATTACAATAAAATTTACAGATTTTTTTATTTTCTCACTAAACCAGCTCTTGCATTTAGATTCTTCTCCATAAACAATACAATCGACTTTTCCCAAAATTTTTTCTGCTTCACAAAATAAATAATCCCCCCATTTTGTAACATTTCCAGCACCCAAATCAGCGAGTGGAGAAATTACTAATTTATTTTCCATGATTTCGTTTTTATAAATTTTTTTTATCAATTTTTCTCTTAGTTCATAGGAAAAAGGATTTTCAATTGTTCCAGATTTATCACTAGAACCGATAAATACCAAAACTTTGTCACATATCTCAAGAGCTTTATTTATAATGTATTCATGTCCTTTATGAAATGTCTGGAATCTTCCCAGAACTAAACCTGTCTTATATTTTTTCATTAAAGTTTCTCCGTTTTTTTATAAATTAAATATAAAATTTCAAAATTTTTTTATATTTTTACAAGAAGTCAAGATTTCTTACTGCTATAATCGCTTATTTACAGATTTAAACTTTTTTAATATTCTTTTTCCCGCTCCAGCCTAAATTTTACCGATGCCTTCAAATATTTCAAATATTTTTCATCATCACACATAACTTTTCCTTCCACATCACTTAATTTGGCAACTGGTCTACCATTTACATACTGAAGTTTGATTACAATATTTAATGGTTTTTCTTTTGTGTCATTAGTTACAAATGTCCCAATTCCAAAAGAAAGTTTAACTTTGTCTTTAAATGTATTGTAAATTTTTTCTGCTTCGTCAAAATTTAGCGAATCGCTGAATAAAAGCATCTTTGTTTTTGGATCTATTCCATATTTTTCGTAGTGATTCAATATTTTTTCAGCCCAGATATATGGATCACCTGAATCATGCCGCACTCCTGTGTAGTTATTTACCATACTTCTGTCAAAATCTCTTAAAAATAAGTCTGTCGTTATTGTGTCGGTAAGTGCTGTCCCGTTATCTCCCTTGTATTCGTCATACCAGTCTTTTAATGCGTAATGATTTGTGTAAGATAGCGGTATTGAGTCGATTCCTTGGTACATTTGGACATACTCGTGTGCATAAGTTCCGATTGGCACTAAATTGTATTTCATTGCCAAAAATACATTGGAAGTTCCTACCATATTTTGAGTTTCGCTGGATAATTTTTTCACTACTTCTTCCTGCCATTCTCTTGAAAGCCGTCTTCTGCAGCCGAATTCAGCAAATTTAAAATTATATTTTTTATTTTTAAAATCCAAAATCTTTTTTTCTAATTTTTCTTTTGCAGAAACAAGCAATTCATCATAATTAAACTTCATTCTAAAATACACTTCGTTAATAATTTCAAGCAAGTAAATCTCAAACTGCATTGCACTAAAAAGTGGTCCAGAGACAATAACTCTAAGTTCTTCATTTTCAAGAACCGTAGTCACATAATCCTTAATCGGATGCCAAAGCCTTAAAAACTCGACATAGTCTGGCTTTATGAATCTTATCGAACGCAAGTAGTTTAATTCTTCATTTTTAAACCGTAAACTGCACAAATGGTCAATTTGATCGTTTATTTCCGTAACCATTTCTTTTGTAAAGAAAATATTTGGAGTACGGCATTTAAAGTGATATTCTCCGACTAAATCAGTATGTTTGTGAAAAATTACTTGATTCATATTAAATTTGTAAAGATCTGTATCAAGCAGTGATGTTATAATTGGTTTTAATTTCATTTTATTTTTCTCCTTTTTTATACGATGGCATAGGTAAAATTTTGTGTAAATTTATTTTGTGTAAATAGTCTATTTTTTCTTTTATTCTCAAATCCGAAATGTTTCCCGTTCTAATATATTCATCCAAAACTTCGTAGCTAAATCCCAATTTTTCCTCATCAGATTTCCCGCTCATTCCATCTTCAGGCACTTTTTTCAAAAACATTTCAGGAAGTCCAAGTTCAGATCCAAGTTTTCGCACTTCGGTTTTTGTAAAATCAGAAATTGGAGAAAAATCCCCCGCAGCATCTCCAAATTTTGTTGAATAACCCACAAAATCTTCCGACAAATTACAAGTATTAGCCACTCTCCCACCAACAATGGCAGAAATTCCATAAAGCACAGCCATCCGTATTCTGGCAGGCTGATTAGTCTTGTAGGCATCAAATTCATCAGGATTTACTCCCGTTTGCTGCGAAATTAATTCTTTTAAGTCATTTACAGGCTTCTCCACATTTATTTCATAATGTTTTATTTTCAAAAACTCAACTAATTTTTTGGAATAATCAATATCATGCTGCATACCTTTTGGCATAAGAACTCCTATTACATTTTCTCGTCCCAGAGCTGCCACACAAAGTGCTGCCACAACCGAAGAATCCGTTCCACCAGAAATTCCTACAACTGCTTTACAGTTTTTTCCATTTTCTTCAAAATATTTTTTTATCCATTCGATAACTTTTTCTTTTTCATTTTTCATAAAATCACCTCTTTACCTTAATTATACCTGGAAGTTTTGCGAATGGCAAGGTTTTCAAGAAAATTATATTGCTAAAACTTTGTAAAAATTATATAATAAATTTGTTTTATAACTAAATTTAAGAATAAATATTAAATTATGATTATTTGATATAAAAAATAAAAAAAGTAAGGGGGATAAATAAAAAATGAGCGCTAAATATTTGAAGATTAGGCCATCAGATGATTTTTTCAGGAAATACGGGATTAAAAATTTTGAGATTGAGTATATTAATTTGTTTTCTAAAAAGAGAGAGATGGAGATATTTGTAAAGGTTCATGATTTTGCTGCACATGGGGAAATACAGGATTTAAGACAGATGATTTATAGAAATTTTGAAGATGGGGTAAAGCTGAAAATTAAGCTAGATGTTAATCCTGAATTGATACGGAAGAATGTTGCTGGATTTGTAAAATTCATGATTGAGAATTATAGGGATGAAAGTAAGAGATACCAGTATATTTTTGCAACTTATGAAGTGGAAAATGTAGAAAATAATGTATTTGTGAAATTGCCATCTCGTCATTTGATAGAAGAGGCTCAAAAAACCAATGTAAAGGAAGAGCTGAAAAATAAGATTTGTGAATGTACTGATGATTTGATAAAAGTTGAATTTACAGATGGCGAGTTTAAGGAAATCAAGGAAAAATTGAAGGCTCAAAGTGAATTAAATTCGGTAAAGGCTAGCGAACTTCCTAAATATGAAAATACTGGGGTAAAGAATGGAAATGGGTATTCAAATGGAGGGAATTTTAATGGAAATAATAATGGGTATAGACGGAAAAAAATTCCTGATATGGATGCTGTGCCTTTTTCTATGCTTGATATCTTGAACATTGGAGATAATGTTGCTTTGGAAGGGAAAGTATTTAATCTGGATATGAAAGAAACTAAAAACGGGAAACTTATGTGCGACTTTATGATTACAGATTATACAAATTCAGTCAGCTGCAGAATTTTCTTTAATACAAGTGAAGATATTCAAGTAAAGCTTGGAGAATGGGTAAAAGTTACTGGAAGTTTTGAATCAGACATGTATACTGGAGAAATGTATGTCAGAACACAAAAAGCTGAAGCTATTGACTCTAAAGATGTGAAAAGAGAAGATAATGCTCCTAAAAAAAGGATAGAACTTCATGCACATACAAACATGAGTGAAATGAGCGGAGTTATGTCAATTAAGGATTATGCGAAAAGAGCAAAAGAATTTGGACATAGCGGGATTGCTGTGACAGATTACGGGGTAGTTCATTCTTTTCCCTTTGCATTTAAGGAGGCAAATGAGGATTTTAAGGTTATTTTGGGGATAGAGGCTTATATGGTTGATGATGAGCAGGACTTGATTACGAATCCTAAGGATAAAATGATTGAAGATGAAATTTATGTTGTATTCGATATTGAAACAACTGGATTTGATCCATTTAATGATAAGATAATTGAGATTGGGGCTGTAAAAATGCGTGGAAAGGAAATTATCGGGGAATTTTCTGAATTTGTAAATCCTGAAATTCCAATTCCGCCAAAAATAACAAAACTTACAACAATTACTGATGAAATGGTCGCAAATGCTGAAAAAATAGAAACTGTACTGCCAAAATTTCTAGAATTTTGTGCTAATACAACGGTAGTTGCCCACAATGCAAAATTTGACGTGGGATTTATAAAGCAAAAAACTATTGATCAAGGGCTTGAATATTCTCCAAGTGTAATTGATACGTTGCCTTTGGCTAGAACGCTGCTTCCAGAATTGAATAAATATGGACTTGCCAGTCTGGTAGACTATTTTGAGATTACGCTTGAGACACACCATAGGGCTGTTGATGATGCGAAGGCGACTGCAGAAGTTTTTCAGAAATTTTTATATATGATTTTAAGTAAAGGGCTTATGAAACTAACTGAAATTAATACAGAACTGCAGCCAAATATTCAAAATTCTGAAACATTGAATACAATGATTTTAGTAAAAAATCAGGCTGGGCTTCGTGACCTGTACGAACTCGTATCACGTTCAAATATAGAATTTTTTGGAATGCGTAGACCTAGAATTCCCAAGACTCTGTTAAACAGCATGAGAGAAAATCTGTTAATAGCAAGTTCTGCTTCGGCTTCTGAAAGAAATAGAGGTGAACTTGTAAATCTTTATCTACGTGGAGCAGAAAAAACTGACATTGAAGAAAAAGCAAGATTTTATGACTATATCGAGATTCAGCCACATACAAATTATGCCGACATGGTGGAAAGAACAAATAAAGAAATTGAAAACTACGATATAGTCAAGGAAATGAACAAATATTTTTACGAACTTGGAAAAATCCAGAATAAAATTGTTGTTGCAACAGGGGATGCACAATATCTTGAAGAACGGGAAGCAATTAACAGGAATGTCCTGCTTTTGGGAAGCGGGACAATGTGGAAAACTAAAATTTCAGAAGGAGTCAGGGAATATGAATTTTTTGACAGAAAACTGCATTTTAAAACTACTGAAGAAATGCTAAAAGCCTTTGACTATCTGGGTGAAGATGCCGCTATGGAAGTTGTTGTGGAGAATACTCATAAAATTAGCGATATGATTGAGCAGGTAAGACCAGTTCCAACTGGATTCTATCCGCCAAAAATTGATGGAGCTGAAGAAGAAGTAAGGGAAATGACTTATAAAAGACTTAAAGAGCTTTACGGAGAAGATATTGATGAAAGCCTGAAGGAAAGAGTGGAAAAGGAGCTTAATTCAATTATTCAAAACGGATTTGCCGTACTTTATCTAATTGCACAAAAACTTGTGCATAAATCGGTAGATGCAGGTTATCTTGTAGGTTCACGTGGTTCAGTCGGTTCTTCAATTGTCGCCTATCTTATGGGAATTACCGAAGTAAACGGACTTTATCCACATTATAGATGCCCAAACTGTAAGCATACTGAGTTTATGAATGAAGAAGGAAGCGGAGTTGACTATCCTGATAAAAATTGTCCAAAATGTGGTACAAAATACATAAAAGATGGGCATGCTATTCCATTTGAAGTATTCATGGGATTTAATGGAGATAAAGTGCCAGATATTGACTTGAACTTTTCTGGAGAATATCAAGGGGAAATTCATAAATATACGGAAGAGCTGTTTGGAAGCGACAATGTCTTTCGTGCGGGAACGATTTCTACGCTTGCTGAAAAGAATGCTTTCGGATATGTGAAGAAATATCTTGAAGAAGTGGAAGGAACACCTGAAATAAAGGAAAGAAGAGCAGAAGTTATGAGAATTGCGAAAGGCTGTGAAGGTGCGAGAAAAACAACTGGACAGCATCCTGGTGGAATGATAGTCGTTCCAAAAGATAAGTCAATTTACGACTTTTGCCCAATCCAGCGGCCTGCCAACGATATGAAGTCAACTTCCAAGACAACTCACTTTGATTACCACGTAATGGATGAACAGCTTGTAAAACTGGATATACTGGGACACGACGATCCGACAACGCTTAGAATTTTACAGGATTTGACAGGTGTTGATATTTACACGATTCCGCTTGATGATAAGGAAGTAATGAGCTTATTCAGCGGTACAGAGGCACTTGGCGTAACTCCAGAAGAAATAGGATCTCCAACAGGTACATCGGGAATACCTGAATTTGGTACATCTTTCGTAAAACAAATGCTCGTTGACACAAAGCCAAAAACTTTTGCAGAATTAGTTAGAATTTCTGGGCTTTCACATGGAACAGATGTTTGGCTGAACAATGCACAAGACTATGTAAAAAGCGGGATTGCAACCTTGAGCCAGATTATCACGGTGCGGGATGACATTATGAATAAATTGATTGATGATGGCTTGGATAAATCATTGGCATTTTCTATAATGGAATTTGTCAGAAAAGGGCAGCCTACTAAAAATCCTGAAAAATGGAAGGAATTTTCTAAAAAAATGAAGGAGCATGGTGTAGAGCAATGGTACATTGATTCATGTGAAAAAATAAAATACATGTTCCCAAAAGGGCATGCTGTGGCTTATGTAATGATGGCAGTCAGAATCGCCTATTTTAAAGTCCACTATCCAATTGAATTTTATACGGCTTTCCTGAACAGAAAAGTTGGAGACTTTAAAATGACAGCAATGTTCAGGTCAATAGATGACTTAAAAAAAGCAAAAATGGAAATGGACAAAAAAGGGAATTTAAATGCAAAAGAAAAGCAGGAATTATTTTTATATGAAATATTAATTGAAATGCACTATCGTAAAATTGAGCTGGAACAAATTGATATTTATAAATCAGAGGCAAAACTTTTCACAATACAGGATGGAAAAATAAGAATGCCGTTAATCGCAATGGACGGACTTGGAGATGCTGTTGCTGAAAATATCGTTTCTGAACGAAAAAAAGACAGTTTTTTATCAATTGAAGATTTGGTAAAACGTACAAAACTGAATAAGACAATTGTGGAACTAATGAAGGAATATGGATGTTTCCAAGGATTGTCAAATACGAATCAGCAAACATTATTTTAGGTTTTATTCAAAATGAAAATATTTAATAAATATTAATTGACAATTACAAAAAGATATAATATCATATAACAAAAAAGGCATGATTAGTCTTTTAATAAAATTTTTGAAAGAAAGTTGAAAAGAACAAATTATAAATGAATATCGGAAAAGTTTTCTAATTAGCAGTTTGCGGCTTTTTCGATTTTTATTAAATAATAGAGAATATAGGAGGTTTTAAAGATGACAGATATTGAAATCGCTCAAAATGCGAAATTGAAAAAGATTGGTGAAATTGCACAAAGTATTGGACTTACAGAGGATGATTATGAACCTTATGGAAAATACAAGGCTAAGGTTAGTTTGGACGTGCTGAAAAGAAATGCAGAGAAAAAAGATGGAAAGCTGATTTTGATGACTGCTGTTACTCCGACACCTCCAGGGGAAGGAAAATCAACTGTTACTGTTGGATTGACTCAAGCATTAAATAAACTTGGGTATAAATCAATTGCAGCGCTTAGAGAGCCGTCTTTAGGGCCTGTATTTGGAATGAAAGGTGGAGCTGCTGGTGGAGGAATGTCACAAGTTGTGCCAATGGAAGAAATAAACTTGCATTTTACAGGGGATATTCATGCAATTTCGGCTGCGCATAACTTAATTTCTGCTTGTATTGACAATCATATACATTTTGGAAATGAACTTGATATTGATGTGAATAACATTACTTTTAAACGTGTTATTGATATGAACGACAGAAATTTAAGAAGTATCGTTGTCGGACTTGGACCAAAAGTAAATGGCGTGCCTCGTGAAAACTCTTTTCAAATAACAGTTGCATCAGAAATTATGGCCATCTTCTGTCTTGCTAACTCAATTACTGACTTAAAGGAAAGAATCGGAGAAATAGTTTTTGCATATAACAGAAAAGGGGAAATGCTTAAAGTTAAACAGCTTAATATTCAAGGGGCAGTTGCAGCATTGCTAAAAGATGCTATAAAGCCTAACCTAGTACAAACTTTGGAAAATACACCTGTATTTATTCACGGTGGGCCTTTTGCAAATATTGCACATGGATGTAATTCGCTATTAGCTACAAAAATGGCATTGAAATTGTCAGATTATGTTGTTACAGAAGCTGGATTTGCTGCCGATCTAGGAGCTGAAAAATTTTTGGATATAAAGGCCAGACTTGGAAATCTAGAGCCAAATGTTATTGTAATTGTTGCAACAGTTCGTGCATTAAAGCATCACGGCGGAGACAAAGACTTGAAATCGGAAAATATTGAAACATTGACAAAAGGGCTTGTAAACCTTGAAAAACATATTGAAA
The DNA window shown above is from Leptotrichia wadei and carries:
- a CDS encoding fructose bisphosphate aldolase, whose amino-acid sequence is MKERLERMRNGKGFIAALDQSGGSTPKALKLYGIDESEYSNDTEMFDLIHKMRTRIIKSPAFSDKEIVGAILFEQTMDRKIDDKYTADFLWEEKGVLPFLKVDKGLEELEDGVQVMKPIPGLDDLLSRANERHIFGTKMRSVIKKASQTGIAKVVDQQFEVADKIIAAGLVPIIEPEVDIHNVDKAECETILKNEIKKHLDKLPETSNVMLKVTLPTVENFYEDLTKHPRVVRVVALSGGYPRKEANEILAKNKGVIASFSRALTEGLSAQQSDDEFNKDLAEAIKEIYEASVK
- a CDS encoding adenylyltransferase/cytidyltransferase family protein, which codes for MKKYKTGLVLGRFQTFHKGHEYIINKALEICDKVLVFIGSSDKSGTIENPFSYELREKLIKKIYKNEIMENKLVISPLADLGAGNVTKWGDYLFCEAEKILGKVDCIVYGEESKCKSWFSEKIKKSVNFIVISRDDIKINASTLREYMRKNDFESWKKFVNEKNWSEFGKMREILIKI
- the pncB gene encoding nicotinate phosphoribosyltransferase → MKLKPIITSLLDTDLYKFNMNQVIFHKHTDLVGEYHFKCRTPNIFFTKEMVTEINDQIDHLCSLRFKNEELNYLRSIRFIKPDYVEFLRLWHPIKDYVTTVLENEELRVIVSGPLFSAMQFEIYLLEIINEVYFRMKFNYDELLVSAKEKLEKKILDFKNKKYNFKFAEFGCRRRLSREWQEEVVKKLSSETQNMVGTSNVFLAMKYNLVPIGTYAHEYVQMYQGIDSIPLSYTNHYALKDWYDEYKGDNGTALTDTITTDLFLRDFDRSMVNNYTGVRHDSGDPYIWAEKILNHYEKYGIDPKTKMLLFSDSLNFDEAEKIYNTFKDKVKLSFGIGTFVTNDTKEKPLNIVIKLQYVNGRPVAKLSDVEGKVMCDDEKYLKYLKASVKFRLEREKEY
- the nadE gene encoding NAD(+) synthase; its protein translation is MKNEKEKVIEWIKKYFEENGKNCKAVVGISGGTDSSVVAALCVAALGRENVIGVLMPKGMQHDIDYSKKLVEFLKIKHYEINVEKPVNDLKELISQQTGVNPDEFDAYKTNQPARIRMAVLYGISAIVGGRVANTCNLSEDFVGYSTKFGDAAGDFSPISDFTKTEVRKLGSELGLPEMFLKKVPEDGMSGKSDEEKLGFSYEVLDEYIRTGNISDLRIKEKIDYLHKINLHKILPMPSYKKGEK
- a CDS encoding PolC-type DNA polymerase III; amino-acid sequence: MSAKYLKIRPSDDFFRKYGIKNFEIEYINLFSKKREMEIFVKVHDFAAHGEIQDLRQMIYRNFEDGVKLKIKLDVNPELIRKNVAGFVKFMIENYRDESKRYQYIFATYEVENVENNVFVKLPSRHLIEEAQKTNVKEELKNKICECTDDLIKVEFTDGEFKEIKEKLKAQSELNSVKASELPKYENTGVKNGNGYSNGGNFNGNNNGYRRKKIPDMDAVPFSMLDILNIGDNVALEGKVFNLDMKETKNGKLMCDFMITDYTNSVSCRIFFNTSEDIQVKLGEWVKVTGSFESDMYTGEMYVRTQKAEAIDSKDVKREDNAPKKRIELHAHTNMSEMSGVMSIKDYAKRAKEFGHSGIAVTDYGVVHSFPFAFKEANEDFKVILGIEAYMVDDEQDLITNPKDKMIEDEIYVVFDIETTGFDPFNDKIIEIGAVKMRGKEIIGEFSEFVNPEIPIPPKITKLTTITDEMVANAEKIETVLPKFLEFCANTTVVAHNAKFDVGFIKQKTIDQGLEYSPSVIDTLPLARTLLPELNKYGLASLVDYFEITLETHHRAVDDAKATAEVFQKFLYMILSKGLMKLTEINTELQPNIQNSETLNTMILVKNQAGLRDLYELVSRSNIEFFGMRRPRIPKTLLNSMRENLLIASSASASERNRGELVNLYLRGAEKTDIEEKARFYDYIEIQPHTNYADMVERTNKEIENYDIVKEMNKYFYELGKIQNKIVVATGDAQYLEEREAINRNVLLLGSGTMWKTKISEGVREYEFFDRKLHFKTTEEMLKAFDYLGEDAAMEVVVENTHKISDMIEQVRPVPTGFYPPKIDGAEEEVREMTYKRLKELYGEDIDESLKERVEKELNSIIQNGFAVLYLIAQKLVHKSVDAGYLVGSRGSVGSSIVAYLMGITEVNGLYPHYRCPNCKHTEFMNEEGSGVDYPDKNCPKCGTKYIKDGHAIPFEVFMGFNGDKVPDIDLNFSGEYQGEIHKYTEELFGSDNVFRAGTISTLAEKNAFGYVKKYLEEVEGTPEIKERRAEVMRIAKGCEGARKTTGQHPGGMIVVPKDKSIYDFCPIQRPANDMKSTSKTTHFDYHVMDEQLVKLDILGHDDPTTLRILQDLTGVDIYTIPLDDKEVMSLFSGTEALGVTPEEIGSPTGTSGIPEFGTSFVKQMLVDTKPKTFAELVRISGLSHGTDVWLNNAQDYVKSGIATLSQIITVRDDIMNKLIDDGLDKSLAFSIMEFVRKGQPTKNPEKWKEFSKKMKEHGVEQWYIDSCEKIKYMFPKGHAVAYVMMAVRIAYFKVHYPIEFYTAFLNRKVGDFKMTAMFRSIDDLKKAKMEMDKKGNLNAKEKQELFLYEILIEMHYRKIELEQIDIYKSEAKLFTIQDGKIRMPLIAMDGLGDAVAENIVSERKKDSFLSIEDLVKRTKLNKTIVELMKEYGCFQGLSNTNQQTLF
- a CDS encoding formate--tetrahydrofolate ligase, which gives rise to MTDIEIAQNAKLKKIGEIAQSIGLTEDDYEPYGKYKAKVSLDVLKRNAEKKDGKLILMTAVTPTPPGEGKSTVTVGLTQALNKLGYKSIAALREPSLGPVFGMKGGAAGGGMSQVVPMEEINLHFTGDIHAISAAHNLISACIDNHIHFGNELDIDVNNITFKRVIDMNDRNLRSIVVGLGPKVNGVPRENSFQITVASEIMAIFCLANSITDLKERIGEIVFAYNRKGEMLKVKQLNIQGAVAALLKDAIKPNLVQTLENTPVFIHGGPFANIAHGCNSLLATKMALKLSDYVVTEAGFAADLGAEKFLDIKARLGNLEPNVIVIVATVRALKHHGGDKDLKSENIETLTKGLVNLEKHIESMQKYNLPVVVAINKFITDTDAEIQVIKDFCAKMDVEVANCEIWEKGGEGGKELVEKVLNAIEKNEKSEKKYTPLYDLDLSIQEKIEKIAKEIYGADGVDFAPKALNNIKKYVENGYDKLPVCVSKTQKSLSDNPNLLGRPTGFKITINEVRLSAGAGFLVAMAGTIIDMPGLPRKPAAELIDIDENGVISGLF